The following proteins are encoded in a genomic region of Zea mays cultivar B73 chromosome 9, Zm-B73-REFERENCE-NAM-5.0, whole genome shotgun sequence:
- the LOC118473340 gene encoding NADH-ubiquinone oxidoreductase chain 5 isoform X1: MYLLIVFLPLLGSSVAGFFGRFLGSEGTAIMTTTCVSFSSILSLIAFYEVALGASACYLRIAPWISSEMFDASWGFLFDSLTVVMLIVVTFISSLVHLYSISYMSEDPHSPRFMCYLSIFTFFMLMLVTGDNFLQLFLGWEGVGLASYLLIHFWFTRLQADKAAIKAMLVNRVGDFGLALGIFGCFTLFQTVDFSTIFACASAPRNEWIFCNMRFNAITLICILLFIGAVGKSAQIGLHTWLPDAMEGPTPVSALIHAATMVTAGVFMIARCSPLFEYSPTALIVITFAGAMTSFLAATTGILQNDLKRVIAYSTCSQLGYMIFACGISNYSVSVFHLMNHAFFKALLFLSAGSVIHAMSDEQDMRKMGGLASSFPLTYAMMLMGSLSLIGFPFLTGFYSKDVILELAYTKYTISGNFAFWLGSVSVLFTSYYSFRLLFLTFLVPTNSFGRDRLRCHDAPIPMAIPLILLALGSLFVGYLAKV; encoded by the exons ATGTATCTACTTATTGTCTTTTTGCCTTTGCTCGGTAGTTCCGTAGCCGGTTTTTTCGGACGTTTTCTAGGATCTGAAGGAACCGCTATAATGACCACCACGTGCGTTTCATTTTCTTCGATCTTATCTTTGATTGCTTTTTATGAAGTCGCACTGGGAGCTAGTGCTTGCTATCTCAGAATAGCTCCATGGATCTCATCGGAAATGTTTGATGCTTCTTGGGGCTTCT TGTTCGATAGCCTGACCGTAGTGATGTTAATTGTGGTTACATTCATAAGTAGCTTGGTCCATCTTTATTCCATTTCATATATGTCTGAGGATCCGCATAGCCCTCGATTTATGTGTTATTTATCCATTTTTACTTTTTTTATGCTAATGTTGGTGACTGGAGATAACTTTCTTCAATTATTCCTGGGATGGGAGGGAGTAGGTCTTGCTTCATATTTGTTAATTCATTTCTGGTTTACACGACTTCAGGCGGATAAAGCAGCTATAAAAGCTATGCTTGTCAATCGAGTAGGTGATTTTGGATTAGCTCTTGGGATTTTTGGTTGTTTTACTCTCTTTCAAACAGTAGACTTTTCAACCATTTTTGCTTGTGCTAGTGCTCCCAGAAATGAATGGATTTTTTGCAATATGAGATTTAATGCCATAACTCTGATTTGTATTTTACTTTTTATTGGTGCAGTTGGGAAATCTGCACAGATAGGATTGCATACTTGGTTACCCGATGCAATGGAGGGTCCCACTCCAGTATCTGCTTTGATTCATGCAGCTACTATGGTCACTGCTGGCGTTTTCATGATAGCAAGGTGCTCCCCTTTATTTGAATACTCACCTACGGCTTTGATTGTTATTACTTTTGCGGGAGCTATGACGTCATTCCTTGCGGCAACCACTGGAATATTACAGAACGATCTAAAGAGGGTCATAGCTTATTCAACTTGCAGTCAATTAGGCTATATGATCTTTGCTTGCGGCATCTCTAACTATTCGGTTAGCGTCTTTCACTTAATGAATCACGCGTTTTTCAAAGCATTACTCTTCCTGAGTGCGGGTTCGGTGATTCATGCCATGTCGGATGAGCAAGATATGCGGAAGATGGGGGGGCTTGCCTCCTCCTTTCCTTTGACCTATGCCATGATGCTCATGGGCAGCTTATCTCTTATTGGATTTCCTTTTCTAACTGGATTTTATTCCAAAGATGTGATCTTAGAGCTCGCTTACACAAAGTATACCATCAGTGGGAACTTTGCTTTCTGGTTGGGAAGTGTCTCTGTCCTTTTCACTTCTTATTACTCCTTTCGTTTACTATTTCTAACATTTCTAGTACCAACTAATTCATTCGGGCGAGACAGATTACGATGTCATGATGCGCCCATTCCTATGGCCATTCCTTTAATACTTTTGGCTCTCGGGAGTCTCTTTGTAGGATACTTGGCCAAAGTGTGA
- the LOC118473340 gene encoding NADH-ubiquinone oxidoreductase chain 5 isoform X2, which translates to MLIVVTFISSLVHLYSISYMSEDPHSPRFMCYLSIFTFFMLMLVTGDNFLQLFLGWEGVGLASYLLIHFWFTRLQADKAAIKAMLVNRVGDFGLALGIFGCFTLFQTVDFSTIFACASAPRNEWIFCNMRFNAITLICILLFIGAVGKSAQIGLHTWLPDAMEGPTPVSALIHAATMVTAGVFMIARCSPLFEYSPTALIVITFAGAMTSFLAATTGILQNDLKRVIAYSTCSQLGYMIFACGISNYSVSVFHLMNHAFFKALLFLSAGSVIHAMSDEQDMRKMGGLASSFPLTYAMMLMGSLSLIGFPFLTGFYSKDVILELAYTKYTISGNFAFWLGSVSVLFTSYYSFRLLFLTFLVPTNSFGRDRLRCHDAPIPMAIPLILLALGSLFVGYLAKV; encoded by the coding sequence ATGTTAATTGTGGTTACATTCATAAGTAGCTTGGTCCATCTTTATTCCATTTCATATATGTCTGAGGATCCGCATAGCCCTCGATTTATGTGTTATTTATCCATTTTTACTTTTTTTATGCTAATGTTGGTGACTGGAGATAACTTTCTTCAATTATTCCTGGGATGGGAGGGAGTAGGTCTTGCTTCATATTTGTTAATTCATTTCTGGTTTACACGACTTCAGGCGGATAAAGCAGCTATAAAAGCTATGCTTGTCAATCGAGTAGGTGATTTTGGATTAGCTCTTGGGATTTTTGGTTGTTTTACTCTCTTTCAAACAGTAGACTTTTCAACCATTTTTGCTTGTGCTAGTGCTCCCAGAAATGAATGGATTTTTTGCAATATGAGATTTAATGCCATAACTCTGATTTGTATTTTACTTTTTATTGGTGCAGTTGGGAAATCTGCACAGATAGGATTGCATACTTGGTTACCCGATGCAATGGAGGGTCCCACTCCAGTATCTGCTTTGATTCATGCAGCTACTATGGTCACTGCTGGCGTTTTCATGATAGCAAGGTGCTCCCCTTTATTTGAATACTCACCTACGGCTTTGATTGTTATTACTTTTGCGGGAGCTATGACGTCATTCCTTGCGGCAACCACTGGAATATTACAGAACGATCTAAAGAGGGTCATAGCTTATTCAACTTGCAGTCAATTAGGCTATATGATCTTTGCTTGCGGCATCTCTAACTATTCGGTTAGCGTCTTTCACTTAATGAATCACGCGTTTTTCAAAGCATTACTCTTCCTGAGTGCGGGTTCGGTGATTCATGCCATGTCGGATGAGCAAGATATGCGGAAGATGGGGGGGCTTGCCTCCTCCTTTCCTTTGACCTATGCCATGATGCTCATGGGCAGCTTATCTCTTATTGGATTTCCTTTTCTAACTGGATTTTATTCCAAAGATGTGATCTTAGAGCTCGCTTACACAAAGTATACCATCAGTGGGAACTTTGCTTTCTGGTTGGGAAGTGTCTCTGTCCTTTTCACTTCTTATTACTCCTTTCGTTTACTATTTCTAACATTTCTAGTACCAACTAATTCATTCGGGCGAGACAGATTACGATGTCATGATGCGCCCATTCCTATGGCCATTCCTTTAATACTTTTGGCTCTCGGGAGTCTCTTTGTAGGATACTTGGCCAAAGTGTGA